In Rana temporaria chromosome 3, aRanTem1.1, whole genome shotgun sequence, a single window of DNA contains:
- the RSL24D1 gene encoding LOW QUALITY PROTEIN: probable ribosome biogenesis protein RLP24 (The sequence of the model RefSeq protein was modified relative to this genomic sequence to represent the inferred CDS: inserted 1 base in 1 codon) has protein sequence MRVEKCYFCSAPIYPGHGMMFVRNDCKQFRFCXSKCHKNFKKKRNPRKIRWTKAFRKAAGKKHDLSVALKNVSLQDNAFEFEKRRNEPVKYQRELWSKSVDAMKRVEEIKRKRQARFIMNRLKKGKELEKAQDIKEVKQNIHLIRAPHAGKAKKLEDKMVQKLQEDLDMEES, from the exons ATGAGGGTCGAGAAGTGTTACTTCTGCTCGGCGCCCATCTACCCGGGACACGGCATGATGTTTGTGAGGAACGACTGCAAG CAATTTCGATTCT GGTCAAAATGTCACAAAAACTTCAAGAAGAAGAGAAATCCCAGAAAGATCAGATGGACAAAAGCATTCAGAAAGGCAGCTGGTAAGA AACATGATCTATCagttgctttaaaaaatgtttccttgcaGGATAATgcttttgaatttgaaaaaagaAGAAACGAACCTGTCAAGTACCAGAGGGAGTTGTGGAGCAAGAGTG TTGATGCAATGAAGAGAGTAGAAGAGATCAAGCGGAAGCGGCAGGCGCGGTTTATCATGAACAG ATTGAAAAAGGGCAAAGAATTGGAGAAAGCCCAGGACATCAAAGAAGTCAAACAAAACATACATCTTATCCGGGCTCCTCATGCTG gAAAAGCCAAAAAATTGGAAGACAAAATGGTTCAGAAATTACAGGAGGATTTGGATATGGAAGAATCATAG